A region of Haliotis asinina isolate JCU_RB_2024 chromosome 9, JCU_Hal_asi_v2, whole genome shotgun sequence DNA encodes the following proteins:
- the LOC137296629 gene encoding uncharacterized protein yields MRLFLVLLLVAVVLMSESDAWRRFRLRVRGRRLLRTAGRVYRVYRRYKHIINPAVGALVGKRSIDDLDKNKDGNIDQSEAEELMERRAAEDLLSLADENDDSNVSLEEFSRSIHDFMTIDSDPDLQNVLEKEFADAFDSE; encoded by the exons ATGCGTCTGTTCCTCGTCCTCCTGCTTGTGGCCGTGGTTCTGATGTCGGAATCGGACGCCTGGAGAAGATTCAGGTTGAGGGTCCGCGGCCGGCGTTTACTTCGAACCGCTGGACGGGTGTACCGAGTTTACAGGCGATACAAACACATCATCAACCCAGCCGTCG GAGCCCTAGTTGGTAAGCGAAGTATTGACGACCTCGATAAGAACAAGGATGGCaacattgaccaatcagaagctgaGGAACTGATGGAGAGAAGGGCGGCCGAGGATCTACTTTCACTTGCTGATGAAAACG ATGATTCAAACGTGAGTTTGGAGGAGTTCTCGAGGAGCATCCATGACTTCATGACCATAGATTCAG ACCCAGATTTGcaaaatgtactggagaaggaGTTTGCTGACGCTTTCGACTCAGAGTAA
- the LOC137296684 gene encoding uncharacterized protein produces MRLFLVLLLVAVVLMSESDAWRRFRLRVRGRRLLRTAGRVYRVYRRYKHIINPAVGALLGKRSIDDLDKNKDGNIDQSEAEELMQRRTAEDLLSLADEKDDSNVSLEEFSRSIHDFMTIDSDPDLQNVLEKEFADAFDSE; encoded by the exons ATGCGTCTGTTCCTCGTCCTCCTGCTTGTGGCCGTGGTTCTGATGTCGGAATCGGACGCCTGGAGAAGATTCAGGTTGAGGGTCCGCGGCCGGCGTTTACTTCGAACCGCTGGACGGGTGTACCGAGTTTACAGGCGATACAAACACATCATCAACCCAGCCGTCG GAGCCCTACTTGGTAAGCGAAGCATTGACGACCTTGATAAGAACAAGGATGGCaatattgaccaatcagaagctgaGGAACTGATGCAGAGAAGGACGGCCGAGGATCTACTTTCACTTGCTGATGAAAAAG ATGATTCAAACGTGAGTTTGGAGGAGTTCTCGAGGAGCATCCATGACTTCATGACCATAGATTCAG accCTGATTTGcaaaatgtactggagaaggaGTTTGCTGACGCTTTCGACTCAGAGTAA
- the LOC137296664 gene encoding uncharacterized protein produces the protein MRLFLVLLLVAVVLMSESDAWRRFRLRVRGRRLLRTAGRVYRVYRRYKHIINPAVGALVGKRSIDDLDKNKDGNIDQSEAEELMERRAAEDLLSLADENDDSNVSLEEFSRSIHDFMTIDSDPDLQNVLEKEFADAFDSE, from the exons ATGCGTCTGTTCCTCGTCCTCCTGCTTGTGGCCGTGGTTCTGATGTCGGAATCGGACGCCTGGAGAAGATTCAGGTTAAGGGTGCGCGGCCGGCGTTTACTTCGAACCGCTGGACGGGTGTACCGAGTTTACAGGCGATACAAACACATCATCAACCCAGCCGTCG GAGCCCTAGTTGGTAAGCGAAGTATTGACGACCTCGATAAGAACAAGGATGGCaatattgaccaatcagaagctgaGGAACTGATGGAGAGAAGGGCGGCCGAGGATCTACTTTCACTTGCTGATGAAAACG ATGATTCAAACGTGAGTTTGGAGGAGTTCTCGAGGAGCATCCATGACTTCATGACCATAGATTCAG ACCCTGATTTGcaaaatgtactggagaaggaGTTTGCTGACGCTTTTGACTCAGAGTAA
- the LOC137296640 gene encoding uncharacterized protein, which produces MRLFLVLLLVAVVLMSESDAWRRFRLRVRGRRLLRTAGRVYRVYRRYKHIINPAVGALVGKRSIDDLDKNKDGNIDQSEAEELMERRAAEDLLSLADENDDSNVSLEEFSRSIHDFMTIDSDPDLQNVLEKEFADAFDSE; this is translated from the exons ATGCGTCTGTTCCTCGTCCTCCTGCTTGTGGCCGTGGTTCTGATGTCGGAATCGGACGCCTGGAGAAGATTCAGGTTGAGGGTCCGCGGCCGGCGTTTACTTCGAACCGCTGGACGGGTGTACCGAGTTTACAGGCGATACAAACACATCATCAACCCAGCCGTCG GAGCCCTAGTTGGTAAGCGAAGTATTGACGACCTCGATAAGAACAAGGATGGCaatattgaccaatcagaagctgaGGAACTGATGGAGAGAAGGGCGGCCGAGGATCTACTTTCACTTGCTGATGAAAACG ATGATTCAAACGTGAGTTTGGAGGAGTTCTCGAGGAGCATCCATGACTTCATGACCATAGATTCAG ACCCAGATTTGcaaaatgtactggagaaggaGTTTGCTGACGCTTTCGACTCAGAGTAA